One window of Kryptolebias marmoratus isolate JLee-2015 linkage group LG3, ASM164957v2, whole genome shotgun sequence genomic DNA carries:
- the adra2a gene encoding alpha-2A adrenergic receptor: protein MESDNETSQNFTGMEPYSLEVALPLSVLVGFMILLIVFGNVLVVIAVFTSRALRAPQNLFLVSLASADILVATLVMPFSLANELMGYWYFGEVWCEIYLALDVLFCTASIAHLCAISLDRYWSITQAIEYNLKRTPRRIKSIIFIVWVIAAIISFPPLITMEKNHKKSSKCGINNDKWYVVSSCIGSFFLPCIIMVLVYIRIYQIAKKRTRAPPGDRKGDDATKPANAAAVNLKENGVGDAEDRLCHEKLNGERDIELKEGARGARGADEVKGEVNGVDLEESSSSDHKVNNPCSIKKKTNKGKTRLSQIKPGDASTSKQAPSTKSSRWKGRQNREKRFTFVLAVVIGVFVICWFPFFFTYMLMTLCKPCSVPMTLFKFFFWFGYCNSALNPLIYTIFNNDFRRSFKKILCRRDTRRYV, encoded by the coding sequence atgGAGTCTGACAACGAGACCAGCCAGAACTTTACGGGCATGGAGCCCTACTCTCTGGAGGTGGCCCTGCCGCTCAGCGTGCTGGTGGGGTTTATGATCCTGCTCATAGTGTTCGGTAACGTGCTGGTGGTCATTGCCGTGTTTACAAGCCGGGCTCTGCGAGCTCCGCAGAACTTATTCTTGGTGTCTCTGGCGTCGGCGGACATTCTGGTGGCCACCCTGGTGATGCCGTTCTCCCTGGCCAATGAGCTGATGGGATACTGGTACTTCGGTGAGGTGTGGTGTGAGATTTATCTCGCACTCGATGTTCTCTTCTGCACCGCTTCCATCGCCCACCTCTGCGCCATCAGCTTGGACCGCTACTGGTCCATCACCCAGGCCATCGAGTACAACTTGAAGAGGACACCACGCCGCATCAAAAGCATCATCTTCATCGTTTGGGTCATTGCCGCCATTATCTCCTTCCCACCTCTGATCACCATGGAGAAGAACCACAAGAAATCTTCCAAGTGTGGGATCAATAATGACAAGTGGTACGTCGTCTCCTCTTGCATTGGCTCCTTCTTCCTGCCGTGCATCATCATGGTGCTGGTCTACATACGGATCTACCAAATCGCCAAAAAAAGGACGCGAGCGCCACCAGGAGACCGGAAGGGGGACGACGCGACAAAGCCAGCCAACGCCGCTGCCGTCAATCTGAAGGAAAATGGCGTGGGCGATGCTGAGGATCGCCTCTGCCACGAGAAGCTCAACGGTGAGCGGGACATCGAGCTAAAGGAGGGAGCGAGGGGAGCAAGGGGAGCCGACGAAGTGAAAGGGGAGGTCAACGGGGTGGACCTGGAGGAGTCGTCCTCCTCCGATCACAAGGTGAACAACCCATGttccattaaaaagaaaacaaacaaggggAAAACCAGACTGAGCCAAATCAAACCAGGGGATGCTAGCACCTCAAAGCAGGCGCCGAGCACCAAGTCCAGCCGCTGGAAGGGCCGGCAGAACCGGGAGAAACGGTTCACCTTCGTCCTGGCTGTGGTTATTGGAGTCTTTGTCATTTGCTGgtttccctttttctttacGTACATGCTGATGACGCTGTGCAAGCCCTGCAGCGTGCCCATGACCCTGTTCAAGTTCTTCTTCTGGTTCGGCTACTGTAACAGTGCCCTGAACCCCCTCATCTACACCATCTTCAACAACGACTTCAGAAGGTCGTTCAAGAAGATCCTGTGCAGGAGGGACACTCGAAGATACGTATGA
- the shoc2 gene encoding leucine-rich repeat protein SHOC-2, giving the protein MSSTLGKEKDSKEKDPKGGPTGKEREKEAKALASLVKDGGKETKTKGKDAKDGKKDTSSSTPGVAFSVDNTIKRPNPAQGTRKKSSNAEVIKELNKCREENSMRLDLSKRSIHMLPTSIKELTQLAELYLYSNKLQSLPAEVGCLSGLVTLALSENSLTSLPDSLDSLKKLRMLDLRHNKLREIPSVVYRLTSLTTLYLRFNRITTVEKDIRNLSKLTMLSIRENKIKQLPAEIGELCSLITLDVAHNQLEHLPKEIGNCTQITNLDLQHNELLDLPETIGNLASINRLGLRYNRLSAIPRSLAKCRELEELNLENNNISVLPEGLLSSLVNLTSLTLARNCFQSYPVGGPSQFSTIYSLNMEHNRINKIPFGIFSRAKVLSKLNMKDNQLTSLPLDFGTWTSMVELNLATNQLTKISEDVCGLVSLEVLILSNNLLKKLPHGIGNLRKLRELDLEENKLECLPIEIAYLKDLQKLVLTNNQLTTLPRGIGHLTNLTHLGLGENLLQQLPEEIGTLENLEELYLNDNPNLHSLPFELALCSKLSIMSIENCPLTHLPPQIVAGGPSFIIQFLKMQGPYRAMV; this is encoded by the exons ATGAGTAGTACTTTAGGCAAAGAAAAGGACTCAAAGGAAAAGGACCCCAAAGGTGGTCCGACGGGTAAAGAAAGGGAAAAGGAGGCCAAGGCTTTAGCCAGCTTAGTCAAAGACGGtggcaaagaaacaaagaccAAAGGGAAAGATGCCAAAGACGGAAAGAAGGACACAAGCAGCTCAACACCGGGTGTTGCCTTCTCTGTTGACAATACAATAAAGCGGCCAAATCCGGCACAAGGTACACGCAAGAAATCCAGCAATGCAGAAGTTATCAAAGAGCTCAATAAGTGTCGGGAGGAGAATTCAATGAGACTGGACCTATCTAAACGGTCCATTCACATGTTGCCCACATCTATTAAGGAGTTGACTCAGTTGGCTGAACTCTACTTGTATAGCAACAAGCTACAGAGCCTACCAGCTGAGGTGGGTTGCCTGTCGGGCTTGGTCACGTTGGCCCTCAGTGAGAACTCCTTGACCAGTTTGCCTGATTCCCTTGACTCCCTGAAGAAGCTCCGAATGCTTGACCTCCGGCACAACAAGCTCCGAGAGATCCCATCGGTTGTCTACCGGCTGACGTCTCTGACCACGCTGTACCTGCGCTTCAATCGCATCACAACAGTAGAGAAGGACATCCGAAACCTGTCCAAGCTCACCATGCTCAGTATCCGGGAGAACAAGATTAAGCAGCTACCTGCAGAGATCG GGGAGCTATGCAGCCTCATTACTCTGGATGTTGCCCATAACCAGTTGGAACATCTACCAAAGGAGATTGGAAATTGCACACAAATAACCAACCTCGACTTGCAGCACAACGAGCTCTTGGACCTCCCAGAAACTATTG gtaattTGGCGAGCATAAATCGTTTAGGTCTGCGATATAATAGATTGTCAGCGATCCCCAGATCGTTAGCCAAATGTCGAGAACTGGAGGAGCTAAACCTCGAAAATAACAACATTTCAGTGTTGCCAGAG GGCCTGCTGTCTAGTTTGGTAAACCTGACGAGTCTTACACTGGCGAGGAACTGCTTCCAGTCGTACCCTGTGGGTGGACCTTCTCAGTTCTCCACCATTTACTCCCTCAACATGGAGCACAACCGTATCAACAAGATCCCATTTGGCATCTTCTCCAGAGCCAAAGTGTTGAGCAAGCTTAACATGAAG GACAACCAGTTGACGTCCCTGCCGTTGGACTTCGGCACATGGACCAGCATGGTCGAACTCAACCTGGCCACTAACCAGCTGACTAAAATCTCAGAAGATGTCTGTGGGCTCGTCTCTCTAGAG GTGTTAATATTGTCCAACAACCTTCTGAAGAAGTTACCGCACGGTATTGGGAATTTGAGAAAGTTGCGTGAGCTCGACTTGGAAGAAAATAAGTTGGAATGTCTACCGATTGAAATCGCTTATTTGAAAGATTTGCAG aaATTGGTGTTGACAAATAATCAGCTGACTACATTACCCAGAGGCATCGGCCACCTCACCAACCTGACCCATCTTGGTTTGGGTGAGAACCTGCTGCAACAGCTTCCAGAGGAGATTG GCACACTGGAGAATTTGGAGGAACTGTACCTCAACGACAACCCCAACCTGCACAGCCTCCCGTTTGAGCTGGCCCTCTGCAGCAAGCTGTCCATCATGAGCATCGAGAACTGTCCCCTCACCCACCTGCCCCCCCAGATTGTCGCAGGAGGCCCCTCTTTCATCATCCAGTTCCTCAAGATGCAGGGACCGTACCGTGCCATGGTCTGA